A genomic region of Miscanthus floridulus cultivar M001 chromosome 3, ASM1932011v1, whole genome shotgun sequence contains the following coding sequences:
- the LOC136545124 gene encoding disease resistance protein Pik-2-like isoform X3: MADMALGLTKKAVEGTVSRVLAAIDEDTKLKSAVKQDLRFIVGEFQMMESFLEMANDNKERTSNKVVKTWVRQLRELAFDVEDCVEFVIHLDTTSARVWWSWVWGIVPLPSCMTPAWVEDLHQAFAQLKQLNARVDEVSQRNTRYKLLSGDDSVSSTTPSPVPPEQLEADAFHSTVEILRDLWEANAKQSSSLKCNLKYLVDDGRCNELRVISVWRAAGVDVETAHILNAAYLDPEICKQFKARARVKLMHPFNIQQFLKTLLNQLYVTSQQQDTLSSAPRDLLRTNGDSVIQDKLRQLLSKHKYLVILEDLSSAVDWDLIRLCLPDLGNGSRIVISTQQVGIALSCTGEPYRVLQLALLPNNDRYIYAFYKPSGIGITELVRQLGQRRVISLWGDEGGDTASLVRDVYGAIRKKTAKFKGVINFKNCWWVNVPSPFSLEGFYRRLPGYVRHGYENPESYFAEHWSEEVCNSCSLIFIDGLQSKEDWDLIKDKLVPENTMSCIVIIANEEAVAKYIADEDNSSRKKDYEEQEEANNAAIIGPLFAQKVAEKQKNESITEKNLKHAERIVPKCGGLPKIIDAVARSPCSFWENINNDLVTKLKNDPKLRGVLSWMHSYIDGRSDSVKPCIFYLSVFPTNYKIRKAHLLRRWIAEGYCRDTTGSSAKESAERLFDELFSRDIIQTLPSMPVCQINGFFREYIISQPMEDNLVFVLEGHRKPNSQRTVQHLTIMEDWEREKHVFESIDVSRLRSLTVYGKWKPFFISDKMKRIRVLDLEGTSGVEDCCLKHIFEILLSLKFICLRGCKSITCLPKTMGGLRQLESLDVSGTSIVTLPRAIIKLQKIQYIRAGCKFLPDEDCTSAASEVGGQKKLVGCCWTSTKSSQGSDDAVGSQQPSGTTATPEAEGSDGGHQGQHQHHKQRYQKIKKVGRRWTSRLSSCSWFAHNNINGGVEVPVGIEDMPSLHTLGTVNISKGGGKDFLTMLKLKTTLPQLFKLSVCGINKENWKDLCDALSAHDHLESLSLGLDNDFTEDIYFGNLPKALKNFKVYGHIHRLPAWIKDGRLEANLKKFDIEAIISRQECMDQLVESLPHTKNGGTNRRLCIKPTRQVRELEFRNVMNDDISRPQVLKIDCSFALEVAFQTNSIATEVNVLIIHCYKGTDFPISVRGLKYLDDLETVWLKGYDEKAGYVVQLKKQIAAHPRKPVFKFEKLNSA; encoded by the exons ATGGCAGACATGGCGCTTGGTTTGACCAAGAAAGCAGTGGAGGGGACTGTGAGCAGGGTCCTGGCGGCGATCGATGAAGACACGAAGCTGAAGTCGGCGGTGAAGCAAGACCTGCGGTTCATCGTCGGCGAGTTCCAGATGATGGAATCCTTTCTCGAGATGGCCAACGACAACAAGGAGCGTACAAGCAACAAGGTGGTGAAGACGTGGGTGCGGCAGCTCCGCGAGCTGGCCTTCGACGTGGAAGACTGCGTTGAGTTTGtcatccacctggacaccacctCGGCCCGGGTCTGGTGGTCCTGGGTGTGGGGCATCGTGCCGTTGCCGTCCTGCATGACACCGGCTTGGGTCGAAGACCTGCACCAGGCATTTGCTCAGTTGAAGCAGCTCAACGCCAGGGTGGACGAGGTGAGCCAGAGGAACACCCGCTACAAACTCTTGAGCGGTGATGACTCCGTCTCCTCGACCACTCCGTCTCCGGTACCACCGGAGCAGCTCGAAGCCGATGCTTTCCACTCAACGGTCGAAATCCTAAGAGACCTGTGGGAGGCCAACGCGAAGCAAAGCTCGTCGCTCAAGTGCAACCTCAAATATTTGGTGGACGATGGACGGTGTAACGAGCTCAGAGTGATCTCAGTGTGGAGAGCTGCAGGAGTAGATGTTGAGACCGCGCACATTCTCAACGCAGCTTACCTTGATCCAGAAATCTGCAAACAATTCAAAGCCCGTGCCAGGGTGAAGCTGATGCATCCTTTTAATATCCAACAGTTTCTCAAGACCTTGCTGAATCAGCTCTACGTGACCTCGCAACAGCAGGACACACTCTCGTCAGCTCCACGTGACCTCCTCCGCACCAACGGAGACAGTGTCATACAGGACAAGCTCAGGCAGCTATTAAGCAAGCACAAGTACCTCGTTATCCTAGAAGATTTATCCTCCGCGGTGGATTGGGATCTCATCAGGCTCTGTCTACCGGACCTTGGCAATGGCAGCCGGATCGTCATATCGACGCAGCAAGTAGGGATTGCACTTTCGTGCACGGGGGAGCCATATCGAGTATTGCAGCTTGCACTACTCCCCAATAATGATCGATACATTTATGCATTTTACAAG CCGTCCGGTATTGGTATCACAGAACTCGTTAGGCAACTTGGACAGCGTCGTGTGATCTCGCTGTGGGGGGACGAGGGAGGTGACACAGCAAGTCTTGTGAGAGATGTGTACGGAGCCATACGAAAAAAGACTGCCAAATTCAAGGGTGTAATAAATTTTAAAAATTGCTGGTGGGTAAATGTTCCCAGTCCATTCAGTTTGGAAGGCTTTTATCGGCGCTTGCCCGGTTATGTCCGTCATGGGTATGAAAATCCCGAAAGCTACTTTGCTGAACACTGGAGCGAGGAAGTGTGTAACTCCTGCTCCCTTATCTTTATTGACGGACTGCAGTCCAAAGAGGATTGGGATTTGATAAAAGATAAACTCGTGCCTGAGAACACTATGAGCTGTATCGTCATCATTGCAAATGAAGAAGCGGTGGCCAAATATATTGCAGATGAAGATAATTCGTCGAGGAAGAAGGACTACGAAGAACAGGAAGAAGCCAACAACGCTGCCATTATTGGTCCATTATTCGCACAaaag GTTGCTGAGAAGCAGAAAAACGAATCCATTACTGAGAAAAATTTGAAGCATGCAGAACGCATCGTGCCCAAGTGTGGTGGACTTCCCAAAATAATAGATGCAGTGGCCAGATCCCCTTGTTCATTCTGGGAGAATATAAATAATGACCTTGTGACCAAGTTGAAGAATgacccaaaattgaggggtgttTTATCATGGATGCATTCCTATATTGATGGTCGTTCAGATTCAGTAAAGCCATGCATCTTCTATCTGTCGGTCTTTCCTACAAACTACAAAATCAGGAAGGCTCACTTGCTGAGGCGATGGATCGCAGAGGGTTACTGTAGAGACACAACGGGCTCTAGTGCGAAGGAGAGTGCTGAAAGGCTCTTTGATGAGCTTTTTTCCCGGGACATAATCCAGACACTACCAAGCATGCCAGTGTGCCAAATCAATGGGTTCTTCCGTGAATACATCATCTCGCAGCCAATGGAAGATAATCTTGTATTTGTACTGGAAGGACATCGTAAACCAAACTCACAACGCACAGTACAACACCTCACCATAATGGAAGACTGGGAGAGGGAGAAGCATGTGTTTGAGAGCATCGATGTATCACGGCTGCGGTCTTTGACAGTGTACGGGAAGTGGAAACCATTCTTCATCTCTGACAAGATGAAGCGGATCCGAGTGCTAGATTTAGAGGGCACGTCTGGTGTAGAAGATTGTTGCCTTAAGCATATCTTTGAGATTCTGCTGAGTCTCAAGTTCATCTGTCTAAGAGGATGCAAAAGCATTACTTGTTTACCAAAAACAATGGGTGGCCTTAGGCAGCTGGAGAGTCTAGATGTCAGCGGCACCTCCATAGTCACACTGCCACGGGCAATCATTAAGCTGCAGAAGATTCAATACATTCGGGCTGGCTGTAAGTTTTTGCCAGATGAAGACTGTACATCAGCAGCATCAGAAGTTGGTGGACAAAAGAAGTTGGTGGGCTGCTGCTGGACATCCACCAAATCGTCGCAAGGCAGTGATGATGCGGTTGGAAGCCAGCAGCCATCAGGGACAACAGCAACACCTGAAGCTGAAGGTAGTGATGGAGGCCATCAGGGACAACACCAACACCACAAGCAACGATATCAGAAGATAAAGAAGGTGGGCCGCCGCTGGACATCCAGACTGTCGTCCTGCAGTTGGTTCGCTCATAATAATATTAATGGTGGTGTGGAGGTTCCTGTGGGGATTGAGGACATGCCTTCCTTGCATACTCTTGGTACTGTGAATATCAGCAAAGGAGGTGGAAAGGACTTTCTGACCATGCTTAAGCTCAAAACAACACTTCCCCAACTGTTCAAGCTCAGCGTGTGTGGCATTAATAAGGAAAACTGGAAGGATTTATGTGATGCCCTCTCGGCTCATGATCATCTTGAATCATTGTCACTGGGACTCGACAATGATTTCACGGAAGATATCTACTTCGGCAATCTACCTAAGGCCCTGAAGAACTTTAAGGTATATGGGCATATTCACAGATTACCAGCCTGGATCAAGGATGGTCGTCTGGAGGCCAATCTCAAAAAGTTTGATATTGAGGCGATTATATCAAGACAAGAGTGCATGGATCAATTAGTGGAATCGTTGCCACATACAAAGAATGGTGGTACCAATCGTCGTCTTTGTATTAAGCCGACTCGACAAGTAAGAGAGCTAGAATTCAGGAATGTCATGAATGATGATATCAGTCGACCACAGGTTCTCAAGATTGATTGCAGCTTCGCGTTAGAGGTAGCTTTCCAAACAAACAGCATAGCAACAGAGGTTAATGTGCTGATAATCCATTGCTATAAAGGAACGGATTTCCCGATTTCTGTTCGTGGGCTTAAGTATCTAGATGACCTCGAGACCGTTTGGCTTAAGGGTTATGATGAAAAAGCAGGCTACGTGGTGCAGTTGAAGAAACAAATTGCCGCACATCCACGCAAACCTGTCTTCAAGTTTGAGAAACTAAACTCTGCATAA